A window from Methanotorris formicicus Mc-S-70 encodes these proteins:
- the lonB gene encoding ATP-dependent protease LonB: MEVFSVKFKTTEELPEPSPRLIDQVIGQDEAVKVVLSAVKNKRHVLLLGDPGVGKSMIVKAVGEILEEFDNFTPYTIIAKPNLKNPEKPIVELIDGEYKEDTKDEKISIPTQPPSLLTLFLIMIAFTVISSWLLRGLPESKMLATIAIVAIVGSLIAFVSIFLGVLGATKSSMPNAVNPVDLKPVILYECKKRPLVRASAYNVTKLLGDVKHCPLGGRPPLGTPPHKRIILGAIHEAHKGILYVDEIKTMPLEVQDYILTALQDKQLQISGRNPNSSGATVETNPIPCDFILIMSGNMDDVHNLRAPLLDRIDYKIVLKNKMDNTLENRDKLLQFIIQEIRNNNLNPMTYEACCEIVKLAQLLAGSRDKLTLRLRKLSNIIKMANDIAIGRDIEEIKNNVEGEEYKNIENNGKKVYITAEHVRKIIESGIYSMSKQVALEYLRNFKRYKHIVPNDEPKVGIIYGLAVLGEDGLGDVTKIITQIIDSKSPATHLLNISGDLAKHSITLASALSKKLVAEGKLPLPKKDIDLTSKEIYIQFSQSYSKIDGDSATAAACLSIISALLEIPLKQDFAITGSLDLSGNILAVGGINEKVNAAKEYGFKRVIIPEANMIDVIDTGGIEIIPVRTLDELIPLVFDLKK; encoded by the coding sequence ATGGAAGTATTTTCAGTTAAGTTTAAGACTACAGAGGAATTGCCCGAACCTTCACCAAGATTGATAGATCAAGTTATTGGTCAAGATGAGGCAGTTAAGGTAGTGTTAAGTGCAGTTAAAAATAAAAGGCATGTCCTCCTTTTAGGGGACCCTGGAGTAGGAAAGTCAATGATAGTTAAGGCAGTTGGGGAAATATTGGAGGAGTTTGACAACTTTACACCATACACAATAATAGCAAAACCAAATTTAAAAAATCCGGAGAAGCCAATAGTAGAACTTATAGATGGGGAATACAAAGAAGATACCAAAGATGAAAAAATAAGCATCCCAACACAACCACCAAGTTTATTGACCCTATTTTTAATAATGATAGCATTTACCGTAATCTCATCATGGTTGTTGAGGGGATTGCCGGAAAGTAAAATGCTCGCTACCATAGCAATTGTGGCAATTGTGGGCTCTTTAATAGCATTTGTATCCATTTTCTTAGGGGTTCTTGGGGCAACAAAATCATCAATGCCAAATGCTGTAAATCCTGTTGATTTAAAACCAGTTATTTTATATGAATGCAAAAAAAGACCACTCGTAAGAGCAAGCGCTTATAACGTAACAAAATTACTTGGAGATGTTAAACACTGTCCTTTAGGTGGAAGACCACCACTTGGAACTCCTCCACACAAAAGAATAATCCTTGGGGCGATCCATGAGGCACATAAGGGAATTTTGTATGTTGATGAGATAAAAACCATGCCATTGGAAGTGCAGGATTATATCTTAACAGCCCTCCAAGATAAGCAACTTCAAATTAGTGGTAGAAACCCAAATTCAAGTGGAGCAACAGTTGAAACAAACCCAATACCGTGTGATTTTATCCTAATAATGTCTGGAAACATGGATGATGTCCATAACTTAAGAGCCCCATTATTGGATAGGATTGACTACAAGATTGTCTTAAAAAACAAAATGGATAACACCTTAGAAAACAGGGATAAGTTGTTGCAATTCATTATCCAAGAGATAAGGAACAACAACCTAAATCCAATGACCTATGAAGCATGCTGCGAAATCGTTAAACTTGCCCAATTGTTGGCTGGTTCAAGGGATAAATTAACATTGAGGCTGAGAAAGTTATCAAATATCATAAAGATGGCAAATGATATTGCTATTGGTAGGGATATAGAGGAGATTAAAAATAATGTGGAAGGGGAGGAATATAAGAACATTGAAAATAATGGAAAAAAGGTTTATATTACAGCGGAACATGTTAGAAAGATTATAGAAAGTGGAATTTACAGTATGTCAAAGCAAGTGGCATTAGAATATCTAAGAAACTTTAAGAGATACAAGCACATCGTTCCAAATGATGAGCCAAAGGTTGGAATTATCTATGGTCTTGCTGTTCTTGGGGAAGATGGATTGGGGGATGTAACAAAAATCATCACCCAAATAATAGATTCAAAGAGCCCTGCAACCCATCTCCTCAACATATCTGGGGATTTGGCAAAGCATTCTATAACCCTTGCATCTGCATTATCAAAGAAACTTGTTGCAGAAGGAAAATTGCCACTACCTAAGAAGGATATTGACCTAACATCAAAAGAGATATATATCCAATTCAGCCAATCATACTCAAAAATTGATGGAGATAGTGCAACAGCAGCAGCCTGCCTAAGCATCATCTCAGCATTATTGGAGATTCCATTGAAGCAGGACTTTGCTATAACGGGAAGTTTGGATTTGAGTGGAAACATTCTTGCAGTTGGTGGGATTAATGAGAAGGTAAATGCTGCAAAGGAATATGGATTTAAGAGAGTCATTATCCCCGAGGCAAACATGATTGATGTTATTGATACAGGAGGGATAGAGATAATTCCTGTTAGAACTCTCGATGAGTTGATACCTCTTGTATTTGATTTAAAAAAGTAA
- the hycI gene encoding hydrogenase maturation peptidase HycI, translated as MKELGLREFLKDCEKLVIIGIGNEMKGDDGVGIYIVKEIAKRFGKYGNDEVIKINEYIILLNCGTVPENFTDVLKRENPSHIIMIDAALMNEKIGEIKVINPEDIVNVGFSTHALPLSIIIKYIKKSINTKIIVIGIEPKIIDFDKPLSNEIKHRADNFIEYLVKIINTIFVRC; from the coding sequence ATGAAGGAGTTAGGTTTGAGAGAATTTTTAAAGGATTGTGAAAAATTGGTTATAATAGGAATAGGGAATGAAATGAAGGGTGATGATGGAGTTGGAATATATATTGTTAAAGAAATTGCCAAACGCTTTGGAAAGTATGGCAATGATGAGGTTATAAAAATCAATGAATATATCATCCTTTTAAACTGCGGAACTGTTCCAGAAAACTTTACAGATGTTTTAAAGAGAGAAAATCCCTCTCATATTATAATGATTGATGCTGCATTGATGAATGAAAAAATTGGGGAAATAAAGGTAATAAATCCAGAAGATATTGTAAATGTTGGATTTTCTACACATGCATTGCCATTATCGATTATTATTAAATACATTAAGAAATCTATAAATACCAAAATAATAGTAATAGGTATAGAACCAAAAATTATAGATTTTGACAAACCACTGTCTAATGAAATTAAGCATCGTGCAGACAATTTTATTGAATATTTGGTTAAAATAATCAACACTATTTTTGTTAGATGTTAA
- a CDS encoding ribose-phosphate diphosphokinase has product MIIVPGSNSQDLAFRVAKATNSKLARVESKKFPDGEIYVRVHDDVKYGDVVIIQTQNSQNDGIVETILLCDALRDEGANSITIVAPYLAYARQDKKFNKGEPISIRALARIYSSICDRLITINPHETHIERFFKIPFIYGDAVPKLAEYVKDKLNNPIALAPDKGAIEFAKTASEILNCEYDYLEKTRISPTEIQTAPKNLDAEGRDVLIVDDIISTGGTMATAIKLLKEQGAKKIIAACVHPVLIGDALNKLYTGGSDEVVGTNTFLSEVSKVSVDDVIAKLLKYGC; this is encoded by the coding sequence ATGATAATAGTTCCCGGCTCAAACTCACAGGATTTGGCATTTAGAGTGGCAAAGGCAACAAATTCAAAATTGGCAAGAGTTGAGAGCAAGAAATTCCCAGATGGGGAGATTTATGTTAGGGTTCATGATGATGTAAAGTATGGGGATGTTGTTATAATTCAAACTCAAAATAGCCAAAATGATGGGATTGTTGAGACAATCTTACTTTGTGATGCTTTGAGGGATGAAGGGGCAAATAGCATAACTATTGTTGCTCCTTATTTGGCTTATGCAAGGCAGGATAAAAAGTTCAACAAAGGGGAGCCAATAAGTATTAGAGCACTGGCAAGGATCTATTCAAGTATATGCGATAGATTAATAACAATAAATCCACACGAAACACATATTGAGAGATTCTTTAAAATACCATTTATATATGGGGATGCAGTTCCAAAATTAGCAGAATATGTAAAGGATAAGTTAAATAACCCAATTGCTCTTGCTCCTGATAAGGGGGCTATCGAGTTTGCAAAAACAGCAAGTGAAATATTGAACTGCGAGTATGATTACTTAGAAAAAACAAGAATCTCTCCAACTGAAATACAGACAGCCCCTAAAAATTTGGATGCAGAGGGTAGGGATGTGCTTATAGTTGATGACATCATCTCAACAGGAGGGACAATGGCAACAGCAATAAAATTATTGAAGGAGCAGGGGGCAAAGAAAATCATTGCTGCATGTGTTCATCCAGTTTTGATTGGGGATGCGTTAAATAAATTATACACAGGAGGATCTGATGAAGTTGTGGGAACTAACACCTTCCTATCAGAAGTAAGTAAAGTAAGTGTTGATGACGTTATTGCAAAATTGTTGAAATATGGTTGTTAA